The proteins below are encoded in one region of SAR324 cluster bacterium:
- a CDS encoding Sir2 family NAD-dependent protein deacetylase has product MYQISETVAEIWKTAVDDPDRQIIALTGAGISAESGIPTFRGEDGYWKIGSMNYTPMEIATVDKFRNYPWEVWHWYLTRIYKHRSAQPNDGHRALVELEQLLGERFQLITQNVDGLHLKAGNSPEKVYEIHGNLNYMRIFDSSWPSLLPMPDFVEELDPKEPLPEEVKSKLRDEPGNLMRPHVLWFDEIYNEELYRSESALKAAQEADLLLTIGTTGATSLPAVILKTVAQNGGMIIDINPEVTWFSDYAMISGGYHLKGPSGVFLPKLMKLVG; this is encoded by the coding sequence ATGTACCAAATTTCAGAGACCGTAGCGGAAATATGGAAAACTGCTGTTGATGATCCAGACCGCCAGATCATTGCCTTAACTGGAGCAGGTATTTCAGCAGAAAGTGGGATCCCCACTTTTCGAGGAGAAGATGGTTACTGGAAAATTGGATCGATGAATTACACGCCAATGGAAATAGCGACAGTTGATAAATTCCGCAACTATCCATGGGAGGTTTGGCATTGGTATCTGACCCGAATTTATAAGCATCGTTCAGCTCAACCAAATGATGGGCATCGTGCTTTAGTGGAACTTGAGCAGCTTCTCGGTGAAAGATTTCAATTGATTACCCAAAACGTAGATGGCCTCCATCTCAAAGCAGGCAATAGTCCTGAAAAAGTCTACGAAATCCATGGCAATTTGAATTATATGCGCATCTTTGATTCAAGCTGGCCAAGTTTGCTGCCAATGCCAGATTTTGTTGAAGAACTTGATCCGAAGGAGCCTCTACCTGAAGAGGTAAAATCTAAACTCCGTGACGAACCAGGGAATCTGATGCGGCCACACGTTCTTTGGTTTGATGAAATTTACAATGAGGAACTGTACCGCAGTGAAAGTGCTTTAAAAGCTGCACAGGAGGCAGATCTTCTATTAACAATCGGAACCACCGGCGCTACTTCACTTCCAGCTGTGATTCTCAAAACTGTTGCTCAGAATGGAGGAATGATCATTGACATCAATCCTGAAGTAACTTGGTTCTCCGATTATGCGATGATCTCCGGTGGTTACCATCTGAAGGGCCCAAGCGGTGTTTTCTTGCCAAAGCTAATGAAACTTGTCGGGTGA
- the queG gene encoding tRNA epoxyqueuosine(34) reductase QueG produces MNKNLKEAPNFNEADVQLREKIRKQGLSLGFDWVGFTSAADNMTHSSYLAWLEEGFAGEMNYLHKHAAQKTSSQNVLESAQTVISVACNYFHDDTPTIKFQDSSRGRFSRYSLGDDYHLILKERLEEFRKWLLSEGLASGFEQTRVYVDTGPLLERELAWRAGFGWFGKHSNLIHPKLGSWLLLAEVLIDSKIPPDQPFSGIDCGSCTRCIEACPTGAIVSDRQVDARRCLSYLTIELKNTIPKQYRSKLQNWIFGCDICQEVCPWNRKAPKTSDSTWKARNGLKDRKLWDWVRLEQEEFSKQFRKSAVKRTKRRGLLRNVVTALSACSHPQALSGLLIGLKDEEELVRKHSAWALGFRSQRITKSILWRHLRVEKAEQVIIEIQEALASKEMHSIKRKRACLLTRQVSLALARKHRLGPSDGNHRRSSHNRRTKLLQD; encoded by the coding sequence ATGAATAAGAATTTGAAAGAAGCCCCAAATTTCAATGAAGCAGATGTTCAACTTCGAGAAAAGATTCGTAAACAGGGCTTGTCGCTTGGTTTTGATTGGGTCGGTTTTACAAGTGCTGCTGACAATATGACCCATTCTAGTTATTTAGCGTGGCTTGAGGAAGGGTTTGCTGGAGAGATGAACTATCTCCACAAACATGCAGCTCAAAAGACTTCCTCTCAAAACGTCTTGGAAAGCGCTCAAACCGTCATTTCCGTTGCTTGCAATTATTTTCATGATGACACCCCGACGATAAAATTTCAGGATTCGAGTCGGGGACGGTTTAGTCGTTACTCGTTGGGAGATGATTATCACCTGATTCTCAAAGAGCGTTTGGAAGAATTTAGAAAGTGGCTTTTGAGCGAAGGGCTGGCTTCAGGTTTTGAGCAGACACGTGTCTATGTCGATACGGGGCCACTTCTGGAAAGAGAGTTGGCTTGGCGAGCTGGATTCGGTTGGTTTGGAAAGCATAGCAATCTGATTCATCCAAAACTTGGATCATGGTTGTTACTGGCAGAAGTTCTAATTGACTCAAAAATTCCTCCTGATCAGCCTTTTTCAGGGATTGATTGTGGATCTTGTACTCGTTGTATCGAAGCTTGCCCGACTGGAGCAATCGTCTCTGATCGGCAAGTGGATGCACGACGTTGTCTTTCTTACCTGACGATTGAATTAAAAAATACGATCCCAAAGCAATATAGGTCGAAACTACAGAACTGGATTTTCGGATGTGACATTTGCCAGGAAGTCTGCCCTTGGAATCGTAAAGCACCCAAAACATCTGATTCCACTTGGAAGGCTCGAAATGGTTTAAAAGATCGAAAACTCTGGGATTGGGTTCGACTAGAGCAAGAGGAATTTTCGAAGCAGTTCAGAAAAAGTGCGGTCAAACGTACGAAGCGAAGGGGTTTACTTAGAAACGTTGTGACCGCATTGAGTGCTTGTTCTCACCCGCAAGCCCTATCTGGTCTGCTAATAGGCCTAAAAGATGAAGAAGAACTGGTACGTAAGCATTCTGCATGGGCCCTCGGCTTTCGCAGCCAAAGAATCACGAAGAGCATTCTTTGGCGCCACCTCAGAGTTGAAAAAGCTGAACAGGTCATTATTGAAATTCAGGAAGCACTCGCCAGCAAGGAAATGCATTCTATCAAGCGAAAAAGAGCATGTTTGCTCACCCGACAAGTTTCATTAGCTTTGGCAAGAAAACACCGCTTGGGCCCTTCAGATGGTAACCACCGGAGATCATCGCATAATCGGAGAACCAAGTTACTTCAGGATTGA
- a CDS encoding glycosyltransferase yields MFDIFWSFEALLFLGCLPWYLVAWGIWLSLKHVQSLPSISSDGDRIHPRLSVIIAARNEAHTIENALKSVLAQKYPNLEIILVNDRSTDGTDEILAKLGEKDSRVLIHHVEELPPEWLGKVHAMHQGFFRSTGEWLLFTDADVHFEKGCIDRIIDVAERSSVDYLCVVPEVQARQSILRALYTVSLSGFFLATRIWEVKNQNSFVGVGACGVVRRSQLAKSPGLSWLKMEVVDDLALAQLVWQAGGILDVYWGRECLGVEWYPSMGDLIRGLEKNLFAGAQYQYWRAFLGINGILFVAFAPWLSILSGDWLLSLAAVGAFSGYWLAWISGDKAQGVGWLERLLSPLLLFVIVWALARSTFSTWRQGGIQWRETFYSIKALRRGQRLKF; encoded by the coding sequence ATGTTTGATATTTTTTGGTCTTTTGAAGCGTTACTGTTTTTAGGATGTCTACCTTGGTACCTGGTAGCCTGGGGGATTTGGCTGTCTTTAAAACACGTTCAGAGTCTTCCCTCAATCTCATCAGATGGAGATAGAATTCACCCTAGGCTTAGTGTAATCATCGCTGCTCGAAACGAGGCACACACAATTGAAAATGCTTTGAAATCAGTTTTAGCCCAAAAGTATCCAAACCTTGAGATTATCCTGGTTAATGATCGATCTACAGATGGAACTGATGAAATTTTGGCAAAACTTGGTGAAAAAGATTCGCGAGTCTTGATTCACCATGTTGAAGAATTACCTCCTGAGTGGCTTGGGAAAGTGCATGCCATGCACCAAGGTTTCTTCAGATCGACGGGGGAGTGGTTGTTATTCACTGATGCGGACGTGCATTTCGAAAAAGGATGTATAGATCGGATCATTGACGTAGCTGAAAGAAGCTCAGTCGATTATCTTTGCGTCGTACCCGAAGTACAAGCACGACAAAGCATTTTGAGAGCTCTGTACACCGTTTCCCTTAGCGGTTTTTTTCTCGCTACTAGAATCTGGGAGGTCAAAAACCAAAATTCCTTTGTTGGAGTAGGGGCTTGTGGCGTTGTCAGACGTTCTCAATTGGCAAAAAGCCCTGGTCTTTCGTGGCTCAAAATGGAGGTTGTGGACGACTTAGCATTGGCTCAGTTGGTATGGCAGGCTGGAGGTATACTTGATGTCTACTGGGGACGCGAGTGCCTCGGGGTAGAGTGGTATCCAAGTATGGGAGATTTGATAAGAGGACTTGAGAAAAATTTATTTGCAGGTGCCCAATATCAATATTGGCGAGCATTCCTGGGAATCAATGGGATCCTGTTTGTTGCTTTTGCCCCTTGGCTTTCTATTCTTTCTGGAGATTGGTTGTTAAGTCTCGCTGCTGTTGGGGCTTTTTCAGGATATTGGCTCGCTTGGATCTCTGGAGATAAAGCCCAAGGGGTCGGGTGGTTGGAGAGGCTTCTCAGTCCATTACTCCTTTTCGTGATCGTTTGGGCCTTAGCCCGTTCCACTTTTAGCACTTGGCGACAGGGGGGTATACAATGGCGAGAGACTTTTTATTCCATTAAAGCCTTGAGACGCGGACAGAGATTAAAATTCTAG
- a CDS encoding patatin-like phospholipase family protein, translating to MRLNILLFLSLALIWTGCVQENRYDSLQGKTLEEIQEIYPPQDNKTVKLGIAFGGGGVRGFVHLGVIQALEEAGVQVEIVTGTSAGAIAAVLYASELPLQQIQQEMIKLERWDVTDPVISLNGLIQGRKLALWINQILGNKLLSQLPKKVGVAVTELVDSQLLLVVEGKAGEAVQASSSIPGTFVPVKVDQEIWVDGGVLSVVPVRFARALGAHRVLAIDTFCGRGYPISENAFWTTTQAFRLQMCSGNKNELAEADWLLRPDFEPKDFLSFAERNVAIQAGYEAMKALLPTIKAELANGN from the coding sequence ATGCGACTGAATATCCTGCTTTTCTTGAGTCTTGCGCTAATTTGGACTGGGTGTGTTCAAGAAAATCGTTACGACTCACTTCAAGGAAAAACCTTGGAAGAAATCCAGGAAATTTATCCCCCCCAAGATAATAAGACAGTAAAATTAGGAATCGCTTTTGGTGGTGGTGGAGTGCGGGGATTTGTTCATCTTGGGGTGATTCAGGCGCTAGAGGAAGCAGGGGTTCAGGTGGAGATTGTGACTGGAACCTCAGCTGGTGCCATCGCTGCCGTTTTGTATGCCTCTGAGCTTCCTCTTCAGCAAATACAGCAGGAAATGATCAAGCTTGAAAGGTGGGATGTTACGGATCCGGTGATTAGCCTGAACGGCTTGATTCAAGGTAGAAAACTAGCTTTATGGATCAATCAGATCTTGGGAAACAAACTTTTGAGTCAACTTCCAAAAAAGGTAGGAGTTGCAGTCACAGAACTGGTGGACAGTCAACTACTACTCGTTGTTGAGGGCAAAGCAGGGGAGGCTGTGCAGGCTTCATCAAGCATTCCAGGAACTTTTGTCCCAGTGAAAGTTGATCAAGAAATCTGGGTGGATGGTGGAGTGCTCTCTGTCGTCCCTGTCCGATTTGCCAGGGCACTTGGAGCTCACAGAGTACTTGCTATCGATACCTTTTGTGGAAGAGGCTATCCTATCAGTGAAAATGCATTTTGGACCACTACACAGGCTTTTCGACTGCAAATGTGTAGCGGCAACAAAAATGAGTTGGCAGAAGCAGACTGGTTACTACGGCCGGATTTCGAGCCTAAAGACTTTCTAAGCTTTGCAGAAAGAAATGTTGCTATTCAGGCCGGTTATGAGGCAATGAAAGCGCTTCTGCCAACCATAAAAGCGGAATTAGCAAATGGAAACTAG
- a CDS encoding ABC transporter ATP-binding protein: MASVTLKGITKRWNEFVAVRDLSLLIEDQEFLVLLGPSGCGKTTTMRMIAGLEEPTLGEVFIGERKVNDDLPKDRDVAMVFQNYGLYPHLSVYENIRYPLKVRKVSKSLHSEKVQQAAEKVQLDHLLERKPRELSGGQRQRVALARAIVRTPTVFLMDEPLSNLDAKLRVTMRAELKHLQHELKITTVYVTHDQIEAMTLADRVAVMDHGIISQLGPPEEIYNDPANLFVAGFIGSPPMNLMKGKLQDNNFQHPNFSISINHEANLEEATLGIRPEDLILCAAQKGVLQGTVYAHELTGESTFTTINVGPDRLTIRGPKEFKINIDEAVGVQFEASKCFLFSNQTGERI; this comes from the coding sequence ATGGCATCTGTGACCTTAAAAGGTATTACGAAGCGCTGGAATGAATTTGTTGCAGTCAGAGATCTAAGCCTATTGATTGAGGATCAGGAATTTTTGGTGCTGTTGGGGCCCTCAGGATGTGGTAAAACAACCACGATGAGAATGATTGCCGGCCTCGAAGAACCAACCCTTGGAGAGGTTTTTATTGGCGAACGTAAAGTCAATGACGACCTTCCAAAGGATCGTGATGTAGCAATGGTCTTTCAAAATTATGGTCTGTATCCACATCTGTCCGTTTATGAAAATATTCGCTACCCACTGAAAGTCCGTAAAGTTTCCAAGTCTCTGCATTCAGAAAAAGTGCAGCAAGCTGCTGAAAAAGTTCAATTGGATCATTTGCTCGAACGCAAGCCCAGAGAACTCTCCGGAGGTCAACGTCAAAGAGTTGCCTTGGCCAGAGCAATCGTCAGGACTCCAACAGTTTTTCTGATGGATGAGCCTCTTTCGAATCTTGATGCCAAACTTCGTGTGACAATGCGTGCAGAACTGAAGCATTTACAGCATGAACTAAAGATCACAACTGTCTATGTAACACACGATCAAATTGAAGCAATGACTCTGGCGGATCGTGTGGCAGTGATGGATCATGGAATCATTTCGCAACTGGGACCACCTGAAGAAATCTACAATGATCCTGCAAATCTTTTCGTTGCAGGATTTATTGGATCTCCGCCAATGAATTTAATGAAAGGTAAACTCCAAGATAACAACTTTCAGCATCCAAATTTTTCAATCTCTATCAACCACGAAGCAAACCTGGAAGAAGCAACTCTTGGAATTCGTCCTGAAGATTTAATTTTGTGTGCTGCGCAAAAAGGAGTTCTTCAGGGAACAGTTTACGCCCATGAGTTGACAGGTGAATCGACTTTTACCACCATCAACGTTGGGCCAGATCGGCTAACGATACGAGGCCCTAAAGAATTCAAAATAAACATCGATGAAGCTGTTGGGGTACAGTTTGAAGCTAGCAAATGCTTCTTGTTTTCGAATCAAACCGGAGAAAGAATCTGA
- a CDS encoding carbohydrate ABC transporter permease, translated as MGNTIRKQVADLFQFVLILCAAVVILVPIYWIASGAFKQQVDVFQLKLLFTPTLANFNEIFRSPYNLHEKLLNSTIVAGTTVIVAIPMATMAAYSFSRFRLRFERTMFLMILSTQFVPAVVIVLPYFLLFRDLGLLDTRLALVLVNLSLILPFAIWMIKGFIDGIPLDTEEAALVDGSSRLQVIWNIVLPMALPGILTAAIFCFILAWNEFLFAVIITNSKAVTMPVGLSLFHAEEGVLWHLISAAGILIMLPMFGLAMIIQKHFVQGMTLGAVR; from the coding sequence ATGGGCAACACAATTAGAAAGCAAGTAGCGGATCTTTTTCAATTTGTGCTAATTCTTTGCGCTGCGGTAGTTATCCTCGTTCCAATTTATTGGATTGCCTCCGGAGCTTTCAAACAACAAGTTGATGTTTTCCAACTCAAGCTTCTCTTCACTCCAACACTTGCCAACTTCAACGAAATTTTCCGTTCCCCATACAATCTCCACGAAAAACTTCTCAACTCCACAATAGTTGCCGGAACAACCGTTATTGTTGCCATTCCAATGGCAACAATGGCAGCTTACAGCTTCTCAAGATTTCGGCTGCGATTCGAGCGCACGATGTTCCTGATGATCTTATCTACTCAGTTTGTACCAGCCGTCGTTATTGTTCTTCCCTACTTCCTTCTGTTTAGAGATTTGGGTTTGCTTGATACAAGGCTTGCCTTAGTCCTAGTTAATTTGTCGTTGATCCTCCCCTTTGCTATTTGGATGATCAAAGGATTCATCGATGGCATTCCTTTGGATACTGAGGAAGCTGCCCTAGTTGATGGTTCGAGTCGGCTTCAGGTGATTTGGAATATTGTTTTGCCAATGGCTTTGCCCGGAATCTTAACGGCTGCAATTTTCTGTTTCATTCTGGCTTGGAATGAATTTCTTTTTGCTGTGATCATTACCAACAGCAAGGCGGTTACGATGCCGGTGGGCTTATCACTTTTTCACGCTGAGGAGGGCGTCCTGTGGCATCTCATTTCTGCGGCTGGCATTCTAATCATGCTGCCAATGTTTGGGTTGGCAATGATCATTCAGAAACATTTTGTCCAAGGTATGACCCTTGGCGCAGTGAGATAA
- a CDS encoding sugar ABC transporter permease has product MRDRHLKYLFVLPALVLVLVTSFWPLLQSFWLSFREWKLSRARESRPLWEPEFDGWETWPYLLENYQRALEDDLLWNSVQVTTIFMFASVIVSVGLALGLALLLAPGGKFRLTVRTLLILPFAMSPALIGISWRFMFQPDFGLFQALFGALVPGLADVDWLGDPTLALIAIIGSDVWHWTPYLTLVFIGGLANVPRDAQEAAMIDGASSWRVFVDVTLPALIPVLAVGIILKSIFSLKMFDQVYMLTNGGPGNATQTLAHYIYFHGFKYYDMGYASAVSYLLVIPMLGLTWLYMKLVFLKR; this is encoded by the coding sequence ATGCGTGACCGACACCTTAAATACCTATTCGTTTTACCAGCATTGGTATTGGTGTTGGTTACGTCCTTTTGGCCACTGCTCCAATCATTCTGGCTCAGCTTTCGAGAATGGAAACTCAGTCGAGCTCGTGAGTCGAGACCTCTCTGGGAACCAGAATTTGATGGCTGGGAAACCTGGCCCTACCTCTTGGAGAATTACCAGCGAGCCCTAGAAGATGACCTACTCTGGAATTCCGTGCAGGTCACAACCATTTTTATGTTCGCTTCAGTAATTGTGTCTGTCGGTTTGGCTTTGGGGTTGGCTCTTCTGCTTGCTCCAGGGGGTAAGTTCCGATTGACTGTTAGGACACTGCTCATTCTTCCATTCGCCATGAGTCCTGCGCTGATTGGAATTTCGTGGCGGTTCATGTTCCAACCTGATTTTGGATTGTTTCAGGCTCTCTTTGGTGCCTTAGTGCCAGGTTTGGCAGATGTGGATTGGCTTGGAGACCCTACCCTGGCTCTAATTGCAATCATTGGTAGTGACGTTTGGCATTGGACACCCTACTTGACGCTTGTATTCATAGGAGGGTTGGCTAACGTGCCCCGGGACGCTCAAGAAGCAGCGATGATTGATGGGGCTTCCAGTTGGAGAGTATTTGTAGATGTTACTTTGCCAGCTCTGATACCCGTTCTGGCAGTAGGGATTATTCTGAAGAGTATTTTCTCCCTGAAGATGTTTGATCAGGTCTACATGTTGACTAATGGAGGGCCAGGTAATGCCACTCAAACCCTCGCTCATTACATCTATTTCCACGGGTTCAAGTACTATGATATGGGCTACGCCTCAGCAGTTTCCTATCTTTTGGTGATTCCAATGCTAGGGTTGACCTGGCTTTACATGAAACTTGTTTTCCTGAAACGCTGA